The segment ACTACAGGCGTGTGTTTATTGCCTCTTACTGTTTGTTTCAGTTCATCCGAGACGTGAtgatttcaaagacaaacagtGACAGCCTTCTTTTACATTGAAAAGTTTGGAAAGCTCAAGAATTCGTTATTTGCATGAGAGAGTGTGAGATGGGTTCATAAAGTGTGAGACTCACAGGCAAAGCATGAGATGTCACCTGCATGCTTACTTGTACAGTAATACTCCcaaggccaaaaataaaaatatgtttgtttcccctcgcccgacCGGGTCAAAAAAAAGGGCCCGGGTCAAAAgtttttttgccaaaaaattgcgatgttttttttttttatttccgtaAAAAAATCGTGTCCGCTCCGTGTCGGTTCTAGACGTTACTTCTGCTTTTTTCGGAAGTTACCGGGATTTATCGATACTTGAAAAAATGGGTGACAGAATAGCGTTGTCGTCTACTGTAAAGataaaatacaaacacacatctAAAGTTGTGCCCATAATAGTCAACAGACTCTACAGTTTCTCCAAACACTGTACATGGAATGAGGTTTTGAATGATTTGACAGCGGACGGCGACCATAACATAGACAAGTTGGATGAAGTAACTGTCACCGTGTCGGACAAACTTGCCAACGGTGTAACTTTTGAGCCAGATTTTGAAGAACAGATACAAGTGGTTCACAACTttgataaaaaattgaaatatgtacaATTTGACGTGATAAGAGACTTAGAACCAAATAACAATGTACCAAAAGGTCAAAATCTTCCTACATGTCCTACAGCTTTCGATGTTTTGATGAGAAAGTCCAGCACACTGACAAAGCTCCCTCAAAAGATTGATGAAGCCTCTCCCAGATTTACAGGTAATTTATATGCATTATTATATTTCTATCAAGTAGGTTTGAGATGGTGTATGGCTTCTCCCAGATTTACAGGTAATTTATATGCATTATTATATTTCTATCAAGTAGGTTTGAGATGGTGTATGGCTCATGTCTTAAAGTTATAAATGAGTCTGTCCCAcaccatttcatttctttcttcaatgttcccaaacttttgGTCTGGGGAAATTTATGGTAGGGGGTGTAAAAACGGTAAATTCCTAGGGGAAGTGCTGCCCaaatttttttcaacattggactttgtcattttttcacattttaaagGGTCGCAGCTATACATTTGTGAGGGGGTGGACAGGGGTGTCTCCAATTCCCGGTTCCCACCCCCTCGACTCCCAGTTAACGCCCCATTGACTCCCGGTTCCCTACCCATGGACTCCTAGTTCCCGACCCATCTACTCCCTttgacgtttttttttttggcttgtCACCAATTTTGATTTTACTCCCGCCTTACGCTAATCCCGGTTCCCGCCCCCGTTAGCTCCCAGTTCCCTCCCCCTAACTTCCTGTTCCCGCCCCCTTACTCCCGGGTTCCCGCCCCCTTGTCCACCCCCTCATTTGTGGCTTCAATTTTTAAATACCCTGGCGTGTCAAATTCTGGGTATCAAGTGTGTGATAGTGATCGATATGTTTACATCCTTGACTATTTTAGCATTCACTTATTGTGTCCCCTCAGTGTATACCCAGTGTGttgcgacatatagggatctgACCCTTTTATCATTTCCAGTTGGGTTGTTATTGTCAGCCACACTTTTTGGTAACTCTGTTCTCAGAAACTAGTGGCTGAAATTTGGTATACAGATTCAGTATGTAAAGTCCAATTTCGTGGGATGCGAATTCAGATCTGTCACACTTCAACTTCCTGCTGTTTActtactttgattttttttactttaatttttttcaacatttataAGGCCATGCAGGCGACACATGTATTCATTGATAACTCACGATTGAtaatatttgcatttaatttgaagtacatgtatactcagTGTGTcagaatgtaaattttattgCAGCTAAACAAAAACTGTACAACGGGATAGTGAACATGTTTGTGGAATTTGAAGACAAGTTTCCAGTTGTAATGACGGACAAAGCCATTAGTGACCAAGTGATCATGCCATTGACCAATGCTGTGTGGTACTTAAGTGGAAATATGGGGACAATTCTTGTTTCTAGTCAAGaataaatgttttttgtttattttcatttatttctttaaataatgttttttaaagaaatgttggGGTAAAAAAACAGAAATTACACATCCAGAGCATTCATATTAGCATACAGATTCAACGCCAGCAAGCCATTCCAGGATTTTAATACATAAAACATTGAAGCTCAACCAATCCTCAACATAGTAGTATAAATGTTCTCTTCTCCAGATGTTAAGCATTGAAAACAATCAGTGCCCTGTTTGACAGATCTGCTTTTTTTCCgacaatacatataaaattatatgaatttaaaaaaaaaaaatatcacctgCCTGCCTGGTCAGTTTCAAAAACTAGACCCGggggaggggaaacaaacattctTTTAATTGTGGCCCAGGGCATGTGAATGTCAACAGGAAATCAAAGAATTAATGGACAAACCCTGTAGTCTAAACCTTTCTTCTTTAGCTGTATGTATACCCAGTGACCTTAATAAATGTACCATGCATTAAGTAGAATTTTTAGTGAGGATTTacttttggcattattagcgagaGTGACAAGGTCGCTAAAATTGAACATCTCTAACAAATTATTCCATATCTAAGGTAATAGTTACCTTTCCTGTAATTATAaaagtcgctaaaattagctttctcactagatacatgtatatatacccaTTTTTATGGGGAAATCCCTTAATTTGTGTCTCACTAAAACTTCCACTTATACAATATGAATTGTGTTACACACGATGTGTACCTTGGCCCAGTTGTACAGTTCTTCAAGTTGCTCTTTATCCAAGTCTGCTATTCCAAGAGAAAGAACTTTTTCTTCTTCCACCATCTCCTCCAGCAACTTCCAATATGGCTGAATCACTGACAAGCTGAGGTCCTTCTCCTCCTCCTCTAACTCTGGGAGAGCCAGCAACACAGTCTCAATGAAAGTGATATTCAACTCGGCTAACACTGTAAAAGAAATCACTTCCATCATCAGCATTGTTCTGCTGGTCATCAACATTACCCTGAAGAAATTACTTGTAAATTCACTCATTGTGCTCTTAGTATACTTCTAAATGTAATAACATAAACTGTACATTTCttatatcaaaggaaaaacaCACCCTCACTAACCCTTTTCTATTCCCTCTTTGATTGTAACAGGAGGCAATGATTTACACAGGAATACTTTGACTGAAATAAGGCattggaatatacatgtaaatacaaatgGAACTAATGATGCAGTATTTCCTAAAAATTCCCtaaatttatcaaatgaaatcatttatttttatttttgcaacaGATGCTGTGACATCCAATAAGAATATGCTTTTATCCATTACCTGTCACTTTTAAGTCGCCTCTTTCCTCCGCCGGCAGTGGTTCAATAAATTTTGTGCACCTACACTCCAAGTTGGTTTCatactgcaagaacagagacACTGAGTGCAATTATGCCAATCTGATACTGCTATTTGTTATTATAAATGCCCCAGATGGTTAAAGAAGTTGGAAAAAGAGCAAGTTATTATCATGAGTAATGTTTTAACTGAATGTAAGAACCGTGAACCTTTTAAAGCTATTTATCATTTCATGCAAACCCAATTTTGGCAGAACATAACTTTTAACACATCTCATAAACATAAAGACTTACGAACAAAACTTTCCATTTTAATACTTTCACTTCAAAGAGCACTCTAATGTTCATCTCGCATTAGATAACCCCAAGTTTTCAGGAACATTCAAGCATCAGATAACCCCAAGTTTTCAGGAACATTCAAGCATCATATAACCCCATGTTTACAGGAATATTCTAGCATTAGATAACCCCATGTTTACAGGAATATTCTAGCATCAGATAACCCCCATGTTTACAGGAATATTCAAGCATTAAATAACCCCATGTTTACAGGAATATTCTAGCATTAGATAACCCCATGTTTACAGGAATATTCAAGCATCAGATAACCCCATGTTTACAGGAATATTCTAGCATCAGATAACCCCCATGTTTACAGGAATATTCAAGCATTAAATAACCCCATGTTTACAGGAATATTCTAGCATTAGATAACCCCATGTTTACAGGAATATTCTAGCATCAGATAACCCCATGTTTACAGGAATATTCTAGCATCAGATAACCTCATGTTTACAGGAATATCAAAGCATCAGATAACCCCATGTTTACAGGAATATTCAAACATCAGATAACCCCATGTTTACAGGAACATTCTAGCATTAGATAACCCCATGTTTACAAGAATATTCAAACATCAGATAGCACCATGTTTACAGGAATATTCTAGCATTAGATAACCCCATGTTTACAGAAATATTCTAGCATCAGATAACCCCATGTTTACAGGAAAATTCTTTGATCTCTGGTTAAAGGTCCAGCTGGGAGAAACTAAAGGTAACAACCACATGGATGAATACTCAATTGATCTTTTAAAAGATGCAACTGCTggacatatgccccccccccccccattgaaAAAGTAGCTTAAGTGTTTGGCATATATTTCAAGTAAAGTACGACATTGAATTTAAATGCTTGACATTACTGGAATTGCTGCCATTGTTGGTTGGAGTCACTATGAGTTACGAGTCTTTACACATTCTCAGCGCTTCTTATTGATTACCTTAAAACCCATTTCAAAAGCTTCAAAACCCAGGAAAAATAGAATAGTTTCAACCAAACACTTTTCCAAGAATAACATATAAAAGAAAGTGTTGTGCGAAAACttaatcaaattaaataaagtaaatgtAATTTCTATAAAAGCACAAGGCACTCAAAGAGACAACATTaagatttaaagaaaatattgtacttttATAGTGAACTtttacccatacaaacactttgtcaaacaagatggtcctcactttgATATTGAGGGAGGAGTTAACtgaacaaattatgtaccctccagaTAACAATAATTCTCAAATAAAGGGTAAAATCTCCTGCAAGAGAAGTTAATTCAGCTATCATAAggtgtttttcttatttaaCAAGCATTGCTTTATCTATAGGCTGTTTGTAACTCGTAATATGTATGACTATCCTGTTTTTCTGCGTGTTATAATCATGTAATCAACAACAATCTTCCCTGCCCCACGCACACAAAGGTCGTCAGATCAATGACTCACCTAAAGTATGTGTACAATAACATGTAGTAATAACTTTTAGTCATTGACCTAGCTATCAAAGATTGAATGTTACATACTTATAATTCGTAGACAACTGTGGGTGAGGACCTTCAACATTAAATCTATAATTGGTGATGCATTTGAAATGTTTCGTAAGATGAGAAGTCACATGCATGTAATGCATGTAGATATTAATTTCCAGCAGGTCACACAGGAGTCGACACAGGATAAGTACCCTAGTTTATCTCTATCTTTGAGTCCATGATTCATTTTGAGAAACTTCGGAAATGAACTACTCACACACTCTACACACCTTCAGTTCTATGAAAAGCATTCGTGTATATTCAAATTAAGGGGCATGATACCATGGCTATCCTGTTGTTGCTTAGGGAATTTAAGAGCACTTGATTCTTGATgttctatatataaaaaaaacttgaactTATTGCATTTACCTACATATAGGGCTAAAAAAATCAGTACCAACAGTCAACGATAAATCACATTCTGCacaaaaaagttaatatatatgtaagtcATGTTCGCTTCGTGGAACCCAAGACAAACCTACATTTAACCTATGTAGTAACTATTCTTTTCTCTAACATCATAAGACAGAACATGAAgagaaatgtatatatatataaaaaacaaaacaacccccccccaaaaaaaaacaaccagtTCAACTACCAGCATAAAATTACTGATGTAATGTTAAAAGTATTGCTACTTGAGAGATCTGGAGTTCTTGAAAACTTCTGAATTTCCAAACCAAAGGGGCTGTCAAGAGTATTATCATCTTCAGTCATAGGGATCACCAACAATCTTAGAATCAAAGGGATTCCTATTGTTCAATATATTAGGGGAATTCTAATTCCTTCGCAATATTTtgtgaacaagtgaagataacaaacagtgatcaatctcataaatcctataaagaatacaaaatcaagagatggcaaacacggacccctggacataccagtggtaggatcaggtgcctaggaggagtaggcatcccctgttgaatGGTCACACCAGCTGTGAGGCCTATACTTTCAAggcttgatcaggtaaacaaagtcATCCTTAGTCAAAATAATGTACACTCTGGAAAGAGTTCTATATCTTCATCTAGCTTAATGTTTCTGTGGATTATTAAGTGAAGTGGCAGATTTAGTGGGGGGCCTGtccccatcccccccccccacccacccacaaatttagaaataatgtgagtaaaattccagatttgTCACCCAAAATGGATGAGTGTTTTGGCTATTACTTGACTTTCACTTGTGccccacccccttttttttttaggaaatcCTGGGGCCCACTGAAATGGGTTTGTCAAGTGGAAGGAAGAGAATAATTGTTTCAACAACAGTGGAcaagaaaaactaaaattgTCAAAACATGTCTTTGAACAATTCATTTCATTGTACCAAGTTTTCTCTTTTGGTTCCTGCAGGAAACTGAAGGTCCTGCCAATGTAACGTCCTAACAATATCTATCATCCTGCTTGTTGGTAAAAGTTTTCAGAAACTTTGGAGGTCTTTCACTTTTTATGTCATTAAGCATGACCAGCACCATGACAAGAAAGTCATAATGAAAAAGCAAATGAAACGATGCGCTTAGAGTTCTTTATTCTAAGGTATTAAAATTCCCTTTGATTAGAATATATTGTAACAGGATGGGTAAAGCACTAGCTGGACTGGCATtgaaatgcacctcctacaaaCCATGCAGGTGCTTGCCAAACAGATTTACAAGGCCAATGGGCCCATCCCTATGGCATTTTTGCCCCATTCtacataaaatttcttatttgtTTTCTAGCATGTTTAAGGAACAAAATTGTAATAAGAAGGGAAGTGTTGAAAGGACTAGGATTCAAACCCATATGAACAATGTGAGTGCAAGTTATTTAACTGAACTACCAGACCAATGTACACAATGACGGCATCACTGTTACACTATTAAGCAAAAATTGGCAAATTAATTAATCCAAATCTCTGATGTTAATGAATCATTATGGTCTTCTTGGGTACAGTATCACATTAAAATCTACATAAACCTGGCAAAACAGGGTGAAAATGCAAATTACCAGGCTGGAATTCAATCTATACAGTCAGGTGCTTTACCAATTGAGCCATCTTGCCACTAGTAATTGAACCCATCTGACTGCCACATTCCTTCcttcttaaatgtcttcacaatCTTGAAttaagacatcaacccaggatctttatcccctggcaggcattttcaccttgTCAGTTTCAGAGGCTGGTCTATGGCATCAAATGTAACAGGgggggagaaaatgcaacagacctgaccgggatttgaacctgggtcccctgaatctctagtcaggtgttctaccaaTTAAGCTATCTGgtcaccggcgatcgaacccgtctGACCACCACATAACAGTAACGTAGCTGCAATAAGGCCAAGATAAATAAATTGTGTGTTTCCGGTtccccgaccgaccctaaaatATTTGAGTCGACCCTTAAAAATTTATCCGCCGATATATATTCCGGAAGTAAACAATTCCGGTTTCACTATTAGAAATCCTAATTTTGATGACTTGCTTGTTtgagaaaatacatatatatcctaTACGCAAATGGCAGCGTGCTTGCCAAGCACATTGCTGGCAACAGGGCTCGCGCTGCCCATCGCATTTTGCGATTTTTCAGGAGGGAAATGCGACACGGACATTTCGTATTTTAGATATTTCGGCGCCATCTTGAATGTCAGCTGTTTGCATCCAAACAGCCTCGGGGCTGTTTTACCTGTGCAGAATGAATGTGGATACCCTGTCGCATGGAAACAATAAGACTTAGGGGCGTCttgtttatttagcagtttacACAAGACAAAGGGTTGATCCTCTATGTGCAGGTAGGTGTGAATAAAATTAACTGTGCACGTGCGAGTTGCCTACATATCGTAATACACTGTATACTGGGGAGATACCCCGAGTCATGTCATTACTGGGGAGCTACCTATTTTGGACTAGGTCAGTTACTAATAAATGGAGGAATGTTGGGAAATTGCATCATTCTTGAGGTCTTTGGAAAATGGTCATAAGGAAACACAAAATTGTAGGTTCTTCTGAAATTGCTATGCTATCATCTTTTGACTTCACATCATCTTAatccatttaaaatttatttcagactTCCTGAAGCCCCTTCTCCACATGAGATTCACTAAAGGACCACCTTGTCATTCTggatttca is part of the Ostrea edulis chromosome 2, xbOstEdul1.1, whole genome shotgun sequence genome and harbors:
- the LOC125679681 gene encoding uncharacterized protein LOC125679681 produces the protein MGDRIALSSTVKIKYKHTSKVVPIIVNRLYSFSKHCTWNEVLNDLTADGDHNIDKLDEVTVTVSDKLANGVTFEPDFEEQIQVVHNFDKKLKYVQFDVIRDLEPNNNVPKGQNLPTCPTAFDVLMRKSSTLTKLPQKIDEASPRFTAKQKLYNGIVNMFVEFEDKFPVVMTDKAISDQVIMPLTNAVWYLSGNMGTILVSSQE